The following nucleotide sequence is from Zea mays cultivar B73 chromosome 1, Zm-B73-REFERENCE-NAM-5.0, whole genome shotgun sequence.
gacacccAAGATCTGTAtagcctcggcgtgcaggggaagcttctcatACAAGGGATGAGTACAATGCACCACatagcacgggcgtactgtttcagcaacggactggacaggtgcgtcgtctgcagggtggccctgtcgtcgcctgccagcggaatggacaggacACAATAAATGTCGTGGGGGCACATCTCCTGTCAGAAGGGTGGGCAGGCGGcgtgtcctctccgcaataaatgcggagGCCACGCGGCCCAGAGCCCTTACGTCATgctccgcccgctggcctacGTCACGGACAATAAGCCATGTGGCAGCATTAGACCCTTGACTGGGTGGGGAGCGGAGGCGCTCCGAATAGAGCCTGGACACGCGTCAATACCGGACCTATGCCTAGGTCACGGTACTTCCTCTCCCGGGACCTTGttatgggtggtccggagctCACTTGGTGGGGTCCGGACCCTATCCAACGGCTCCAGACTGCTTTACTTCGGGGGGCCGAGAACGCCACCTCAACCGCTCACGAGATACTCCTGGGGCTGTTCTCCGCGCGGCTAAGGGTAGCCGCACAGGCATCGTGTCTTCATACCGTagcaaggggtacccctaatccagggtaccgacagttaGTAAAAAAAGAATTTACACCCAGCGTCTTCAGTAGCAGCATTGTCCTGCATCAAGGTAGCGAATAAACCACACACGTTGCAGCATACCATTAGGCAGGTAGTTGGAATACATACCATATACTTTGTAGTGGCGACGCTACTctgaggtgaaagtcgcctagaggggggtggataggcgaaacctgaaaattataattctaaaaccaaactagatcccttgattagtggttagaacaagattcacaattatcggagtataaaactaacttctttgcttgcaacgagtattgttttcaaagagtgcggaatttaatcgatagcaatactactagaaatgttagaggagaataatgcaagagggcttagataagaagaggagaaacacaagttctttcttgcaaggagttgcttctctaaatgtgaatttaacttgaagcaacacaaaaaaatattagcaaagagtagcgcaagagaacttagaaagggagagaacaaacaaatcacaagcaataaacacaagagacatgggtgatttgttttaccgagtttcggccctcgaaggcctagtccccgttgaggagtccactaaggacgggtctctttcaaccatttccctcttctctaccgatcaccaagaccggcgagctcttcttcttctcaaggatcacttaagatcccgcaaggatcaccacactcttaggtgtctcttgctagctttacaagcctccaaaactttgaaggaagttcaatgggagtcaatactccacgcacaaatgatcacaagatgtagcacacactttctctcaatgaatatcacaaggcactagtgctaaactcacacccgtagctctcttttgcttgatctctcttttgtggcacttgtgtaggttgtagtggtctaaatcttgtgtataggatggatcaatgaatagaggtggttgggagggcttggatatgtcaactatatgacttggaatgttgcttgggctcccacaccttgaagtggtcggttggggtggtatttatagccaccaaccaaattgtagccgttggtgaagtctgctggcgatgggcgcactggacagtccggtgcgccaccggacagtgtccgatgcgccgccacgtcaccctgtcgttagggcttggagctggtcgaccgttggaggctttgtcctcatgcggcaccggacagtccggtgcccctctgtccttctgctctgacttctgccgtgttactgtgctgcactgttcacccatcagagtcgaccgttgtgcgcagatagtcgttgctccgctggtgcaccggacagtccggtgaattatagcggagctgcgcctggaaaCCCGAAGCTAAAGAGTTTGGAGTGTACggcccctagtgcaccggacactgtccggtggtgcaccggacactgtcgtgtggcacaccggacagtctggtgcgccataccagggaacacttcggtttcctttttgctcctttcttttgaacgataacttgttctttttattggtttgtgttgaacctttggcacctacagaatgtataatctagaacaaactagttagtccaattatttgtgttgggcaattcaaccaccaaaatcatttaggaaaaggtttgaccctatttaccTTTCATGAGGCGTCAAAGGCGTTATAGGTGAAGACAAGGTCTTTTGTTGTGAGTAGTGTCTTCCATGCTGCAACGACCAATGGGAGCGTATAGCTAGTGAAACATGTAGCAAATCCAGGCAAGCAATCAGCACGTACCATAAAACTCACGAAGCCATGTCTAGGCATTGAACCAATGTTTCCAAATGTGACGATATTTGTTAGGGTACATGACGTTGATCATGATGGACCTATGAATATTGATTGACATCATGCAAAGGAGCTAGATGCAGACTATATACAATTTACCCTTCTTTCAGTTTGTAGACAATTTTCCATTTTTTACTTGTTATGGCGCTAGATGCAAGCTGCAAAGGAGCTGCTATATTCTGTTCAGCTTTTGGCGTGAAGAAGCTAGCAGCAACACCCAAAAAATTTCTTAACAAGTAACTGCAGGTCATTTGGTTTGGTTTCTTGACTGTAGGATACAACAGTTATATGCTGAACCTGCGAATGAAACTGAAACCGTAAACTTTTGCTGGCAGAAGTTGTTAATGGGAATATGAGAAGAAATCTTAGGTTTTTTGGCAATATGAGTACGAATCTTAAGATTCACCGAGAATATAAGCTAAGAAAGTCATGTCAATGTAATTCCCTGTTTCATTTATTCAAAGCTAAGATTTGCTGGCAGAAGAAGCTCTAGGAAGGTCAAGCATTGCAGACATCAAGAACACTAAGAAGAAGATTAAGACCAGAGGTCGGTAGGCGAGCAAACCTGGACGCACGGAGGGATGTCAGAAGACCTCGTCGAACGCCATCAGCGGCAAAGCGGGGGAGCCCTAAGGACGGACGGTGTTTGGCGAGAACCTCGAAAGAAAGAGAGTGGGACTCAAGACGGCGGTAGATCTGGTCTCTAAAAAGCGAAGAGAGGATGGGGCGTATAGGAGAAGCACATAGTAAAATGGGAGAAGGTACTGACCGAGAATAGGGTCGACGCCCATGTCGTGTCGCTGTTGAACTGTGGACGACCTGTGCGCAGCCGTGAGGCAACGATGTCCACGCAGCGGGCCGCATCCTCTGCTCGCTGCAGCTGTGTGTGCCTCCACGCGGAGCCGTGGCCAAACACAACAGCAGGGCGAAGGCGGTGCTGCTCCCGTGCACCCCCTACGACACTGTGGAGGAAGCGGACAGGGTGAGGGGAGCATCTATAGACCGCCGATCTCACCGGAGGGGTGGCCACGCCCCTGCTCCGCGCGACGAGGCAGTCGTGGCACTGGTCAGATCCGAAGGCCAAGCGCAGACGATGGGCGGCGGGTTGCTTGCTACAGCGGCGCATGGGTCCGCGTGGAGCCGATCCCACCACATCAGCGGTAGCGTGACCTACGCACGAGGCGAAGGCGGCGCTGCTCCCGTGCTCCCCATGACGAAACTATGGACGAAGCAGACGAGGGGTCCCATCTACAGCTCCCGACTGTCGGCCTCACCGGAGGGGTGGCCATGCCCCTGTTGTGCGCGACGAAGTTGCCGCAACACTCGTCAGATCTGGAGGCCAAGCGCAGACGCGGGGCGACGCGTTCCACGAGGAGGACCACGCGACAGACTGTAGTTCGAATGCTTAGCTGGGTTAGGTAGGGTCACATTGAATGAACTGGAGGCACGCAAGGCCACGTGAAATGCGGGCGTGAGCCCAAATGCGTTCAAGTTTTAAGGAACAAGATGGCCACCCTTAAGACAAACTTCTTGCCAATAAATAAAAAAGGCCGAAAGGTTTTGATAAACTTCAAAAGTATCACGAGGACCCTATAGGAGAAGAGTTATTTGATTGTTggtcattgttgggggccttcctcttctgaaggtcctcaaaaacatgactaaccatatgttttcagcatgctatgaattattacagggagcttcggcTTCAGGATGGAAGTTTTCTCCCATGACAAAGGCACACGGGGTGAAGATATAATCCGAAGATGATAAGGATGAACGACGAAGCTATGGCCGAAGAGTAATAGCTTTGGCTTAAAATAGTAATGAAGACCAAACATGATGCTGACCAGAAGggaaaaagactagctagtccttaatgatttatgttatgatcgtaagtaaatgtcaaggacataaatgtacttttacccgggctgcgtcccatgcctataaatagataaacagtagcaccgtattattcacgctagattgtaatcactctcgcatcaacaccttcgaacaagccgaaggtatcaatgtattaACAACTTTGTTAATGTTCATGTGCATGTTATGAAATACAAATGTGAATGAACTAATGAATTACATTCATTATCATTATGTATTCTTATTTATccaatgatgaaggcatgtcattcatgccttgttcttgattcacagcattttgAGAACAAGTAGCCAACAATCATCAATGAACTATTCTATCATGGGCTGTAAATATGTAAGTCTATgttcatttcgaatgtatttataTAGGGTACTTCTTTGCAATCCTAATAACTGATATTTTGCAGATTCTTATATCATAGAAATTCATCGATTGCTACGTCTTTTTCGTAATCAATTATGGTAAGAAGTACGCGATTTTTATCTACTTTACAGCTAGTCAAATTTGGTGTAAGCATATGACATACAAGAGATTCGCAGAAACGATTATCATAGCTTCAAATAAATATAAGATTCCTACAACAAGAAACGTTCTTGATAGACAAAGAATATTTTTTAAGTGTGAACATGGAATTCAGACTGATGTTCAAATTGACCCAAAAGGATATTTTCTTTGTACCACATTCTCAACAATTTAAATTTCTATAAATTTCATTATATATAATATATTTGGCAaaacattattttatataattaACATTAGCTACCACGTTCTACGAGCTATGGCCATGTGGGAGAATGATCGACGAATGAAATTTGTTAGGGTAAGTGGAGTATATTTATTtcatgttcaaacatacattccagttACATAATAGAaaaattaatcttttattatcTTATGTCTTGTACATAGTATGCAAAGATTATTTAGAGAAATTTTGTGGTTGATCTATTAAGTTATAAGGACAATACATGATAATATGTCATCACTGCAAACATACAATAGAGATTTATCAATATCACTAAAAAAAGATTGGATTAGTGTATAGTGACTACATTCAAAATTATACATTGATTCTTTATAAATAATCTGTGTAATACTCTAATATTGTTCAACAAAAGTTCATTTTATTTAAGTTGACGTATTTATAATAATATAACATATTTATATCGTTAATATAATATTACTGTTACGGTGATATTTTGTCACACGaattttatatatcatataattatttattattacgtatttatattttatactaatttttaacttCTGTAACAACGCATCAACACATACTATTGCTGTAATATAACTTAGACGTGTAGCGAAGAACAAACAGAACACATACCTGACACTTGACCTGTTGTCCTCTCGGACGACGACGAGTTCTCGTGCTCACGTTCCGGTGTTCGCCACCGGTGGCCACACACCCATGTCCGATTTCCGAAACATCGCGGCGCCGCAATCCAATCAGGATGCGATCACCCTCCACAGCCATCACGTGTTGGTCGTGGCAGAAAGGACACAAAACCACGGTTTCACACGGCACGCACCGCGCGAATCCGTCGTTCCCACTCGCACCCGCGTCATGCGTCGCCGCCCCCGCGCCCCCGCCTATATAAAAAATCTCGTCCCGAGTCCATTCATCACGGGGAACTCCTGCAAAACTAGACACTTTTACACAGCGTGGCAGGGCAGCGGCAAGCAGATCGCGAGCTAAAGACAATGGCAGCAGCGGGGAGCGTCCAGGGCCACGGCGCGCGGTTCGCGGCGGCGTGCGGCGTGCTCAGCCGGTACGTAAAAGCAGCAGCGGTGGCGACTACGACGACGGTGGAGCTGCGGCCGGCGGGCACGGTAGGGGTACTCCCTCTGATGCCTGGTGCGGACCTGTCCACGCAAGAGGAGCGCGAGGCGGGGGCGGGGCCggggccgtcgccgtcgccgagcGCGCAGCTGACCATCTCGTACGGCGGGCGGGTGGTGGTGCTGGACGACGTCCCGGCGGACAAGGCCGCCGAGGTGGTCCGGCTCGCGGCCGCGCAAGGCGCACCGCGGGCGCTGCGAGCGCCGCCGACCAAGGCGGATGATCTGCCCATGGCGAGGAAGGTGTCGCTGCAGCAGTTCATGGAGAGGCGCAAGGGCCGGGTCGCCACGCGCGGTTCGCCCTACCGCCGTCCGGCGTCGTTGCCGGACCATCTCACGCTCACGCTCTGATACAGCTTGTTACTACTATTACTAGCTAGGTGTGTGTAGCTGTAGCAGCATAAGAACAGACGATTGTACatggaaaaaaaagaaaacagaaataACTCTCCGATCGAGTTCACGAAGCAAAATTTTCAAGTCATCAAAGAATAGTAGCTAGCAGTCGGTGCAGGAAGCTTCTTGGTGCGGAACACTGGATGAGTACAAGTAGGCCGTCGCTTTCGCGCACCCACCGGGGCGTGTCTCGGAGCCCCGGCATCTGCATACAGCGTATCGGCCGGCCGCTTCTGGTTTACCGTTGAAATTACTTTAGCGCGGCGGTCGGCGGTCGGGCTGGCGGACGTCAAATCGATCGTGTGCCCCGCGGGCCGGCACACGCACATCGCTACTCCCTCCTTCCTTCGGCCGCCTAACATGCACGTGGAGGTCTTTTGCAGGTCTTCATCTTCTTTATAAACAAAAATAGGGAACGAAACCGTCAAACCGGTGAACTTTCTGTGGGGGTGTGGAGCCCGAGTTGAACTGGATTTTTTCTAGTCCCTGCTACTTCTGGTCGGCCCGTGCGTACGATCGATTTCAAACAGCTTTCTCAGTCAAAAAAAAGGTTCATTTTGTCTTAAAATCATTGTATTTCTACGATTTCAAATTTTCTTTTTGCAAAGCAAATAGCCAAATAGGCAAATAGTACGACGAGTTCCAACGCATGTTTACGAGCGTATAAGATCATCAGTAGCTAGAAACTTTGTGGACCAGTGTAACaccaaagagagagagagagagaaacgatTTCCAAAATAAAAAATGAAAGAAAACCGACAAAGGCTTGGTGCTGTTCAAGAatgtccttttcttttcttttgtatTTTACCATCAACCTGGGTCTTCGCACCTAGCACTAGAATAATCCTACGTATTTTAGGTAAAAGAGAGGTAGCTTACTAAAAAATCAAAAAAATCTAAATTTATTACTTAGATTTATATAAAAATAGCACTGTTTTTTACATTTTAAATAAATTTGTTATATTTTATAATTATATTAGTAGTTTTTAGAATTTAAGAAAATTTCTGAACAAGAGAAATTTATTTTGGGGCGCCAATCATTGcgtgagaaccggcggcggtgctcgctgcacaggcgcggacggtccacggccaggggccggacggtccgcgacctgggacagGGCTAAGGGTTTCCTACCTAACGGCCAACCGGTCAgcgcgtgtgcaggggcggcggaagtcgccggcggcgcctggatctcgctcccgggagggacccgtcggggaggagagattctagttgttgtctaggctcgacaggccgacctagactcctctaatcgacgtagagtcgaagagaagcagaGAATTTGAGGATtagaaggctaaactagaactagactagaactactcctaaatgtacaagaaataaatgcgagataaattGATTGTTGATTCGATTGATCATTTTAATCGGCCGTAGtcctctatatttatagaggaTGGGGGCTGGACCGTTACAAACTGAtctcccgagttaatcccgcaaaTTTAACTAACACCTGTAGCACAAAACTCGAAACCCTAATTGGCTCTgcgcgtgcggaccgtccgcaccaccagTGCGGACCGTTCGCACCaccagtgcggaccgtccggaccgcggaccgtccagccccgaACCGGACCATTCGGTCCTCAATttagtgctcaacatatgccccctgtcttttggtggagctgagcgaaccaaaagcaactaactcgatgtgatcacatcgattttcttaagcatcttgccacttactagAATGGTACGCAATAGTCTTGGTCCTGATGGTTAACTCAACAGACGTGATCCctttagctttgatcgaactatgagTCCCAACACCGCCGAGCgtcatactggtcctgaccaattcgtcaccttgctttcctaattttctgAGTGTTATTGCGTCGTTCCATAGTCGACtaggtcttctccttgcaggtcgtcttcctccatgggtgtcgGTACGTCGTTGGAGGTGTCCTAGTGtagtgcggacggtccgacctcaGGGGTTGGACTGTCCGCGCCCTGTACGGATGGTCCGGTCTTTATAGCCTGACTGTCTGTCATACCTGCAAAGAGCTGCAtagttgttgttttattttctgtctttgtggccgtttgcttttcctcaatggcctttggtctctatctcttttgcggtggtgggtactgcggatgtgtgtcattgaatattttttgCCTCCTTTTCTCgattctcctttgctctgaggcgctgtaattttcgcttttgtgaTCGTGTCAAttccgatgggcaccatcggggcatggagtattttggatcgactgttttgttgacagtcgtatcttcttttttgtttgttggccgattcaccaaacatcatcggcccttcgttattttgttgtacgacgacatctcTCGTTCCTATTTTAATGGCGTCCCCTTTTATCGTACTGTTGGAGGTGGTAGCTATATGCCCCtctgccggattagtcagcctaTGGGGCCGAGTTGCCCGacaatcttgctgggcctgtgctcgtggaccagattgaagggctctcaatcggtcttgtactagaGGCGTCAACCTATCAAAAACAGATGATtgaggtgccccccaggcggggtattgTGGTATCccgaatggatatggtggcacgcCCCACATCTGATTCAGGATATATGGTAGCGGTGGTATGTCTATATAATGACATGACATGGGTGtatgtggaggtggaggtgtccatgcaggtgcgttaggtcttaattgaacattatgacctcccgtcctttccgattggtgaggtggtccaatcggcctaatcTGCTGTCGCTCCTGGGTGGGTAAGCAaggtcgctttggtggccgatcactggggccggccttctttttcacatatttagacaataattgatcaaaggtcagGCCGGATTTGACCAGTCGTCCGGCTGCCTTAAATGTATTAGTTTTCCACatgcctatctctggtcgtcgcggTTTGAAGGTACGCGGTCGTTGTGGCTCCTGAATGTTGTCATACCGTCCACTGGAATGCTCCAGACCGTCTAGCGATGTTAAtgaccgtccgcgcctgggcaccagaccgtccgcgatgcgcagtatgggttctcgcgcatgtccccttgtctgcgcttgccccccagtgtcGAAGGTTATGATGGTCACTTTTAGTGTCTCccttccatcaggagtcttctctgccaccactttcctgcacgagattttgttgtttccatcggcctcccgtgcgttgccaatgatgacttctttgtctttgcccttatcggctgtgttgggccgaattaggaTCATTTCGCCCTTGAAGGCGACCAtattcattgggaagggctccgtgtcctcctgaaatttcaatcgtccctcattaatggccgattgaatttgtcgtcggaacacattacaattattagtggcatgggaaaatgagttgtgccacttgcaatatgcgcgACACTTTAGTTCGTTAGCGGGTGGAACGGTATAATCgatcttaatgttaccatttttagtaattcattgaatatcttatcacatttgccgacattaaatgtaaacttaacctcctcctgccgtttctttcgaactgactgcaaggaggaccaagccaaagatttggcctgctcaggCCAAACCATTTCGGCAGTGTAAATTTCCTTTGGTTCATTGTCCGAACTATTTTGATTGtgctctactatatggacattatgatgaactGTTTTGACTAGttatttgcttcggctttcacaagccaaagctctctgatgtaattgtgctagcgtaaaaaattggatgccttctaatttctcttttaaataatagcgcaatccatcaaaggctattcccgccagttgtttatctgttaaatgaatttgaaaatatcggtttcttgtatcccgaaatctccggatgtaatcattaaccgattcattcttttcttgtcgtagggccactaagtctactaaatctagcttgTAATCGtcagagaagaaatgttcatgaattttttgttctaagtctccccatgacaaaatggaattaggagggagcatggcataccatgtgaatgcagtccttgttaaagataatgaaaataaacgcacacagaatgcttctgtgtcggccaattctcctaattgtgctaagaactggtctaTGTGCTCACACGTGCTCTTTCCTTGTTCACTCGAAAACTTTACGTTCGGGTATTTTGGTCCCCTATGAGTATGGGAGACGGTCAAATTGGCTATCATAAGtctccgatatgactgccccccggagactatactaactccgagcttatctcggaacgccccagctattttctctcttactatatcgatggcagccggtgggagaccaccggctctttggtccaatatgggtgaggttgtttggatgttggtatgttgttttcctccccattggtttgagtccaccggctctttggtccaatatgggtgaggttgtttggatgttggtatgttgtttttctccccattggtttgagttctgCGGCATGTTAATATATGCCCTATGAGGCTCATAGGACTGGCCATCCCTTTCTGGCCTTCTAGGGGTCGGAAAATACTCATTCTCACGGGTTTGGTAGGTTATATTATGGTGCTGGTGTGTCGTATGGTGAGATGGGGAGTTTAGCTGGGACGGATGCAGAGTTGGATATCCATCCTTCTCAAAAAACTCGGTGCCGGACCGTTCGACTACGTGCTCGGACTGTccgtggccggaccgtccgatgtTATATTCGAACTGTCTGGCGCCATACACGGACGATCTGAATGGATTATCTAGGGTTTGCACGGTATGTGGTGGCTTGGGTGCAGGCCTCGGTAACTCGCTTCTTAAAATGGGACCGGTCGCCgctgacccggacggtccgcgctcacatgTGGACGGTTCGGACATGCACATATCGATAAATTTATCGCCGATGTGCGTGGGAGGCTGTTGTTGCTCAGGGTACATgtctatcggcatcccataaaggggttgtgataggtcgtgacaacctgtagccgatgaatcACGTGTGTATTCCCTcagttcaacctcgtgcgaagaaaGATTTACAATAGTAGACTTATCAAGCGCACACACTAGCCTTTTATGATCattttgtatatcccctacgaTACGTTGTATCTACtctcgctgttcgtctatgtaagctttaaaataTTGAAGCTcattggtgctacttacattgggggtattcgtagtaggtcggagtgaagccagatctgtcgcccgttgccgaacgattttgttgttcctgtccaccttgaagttggccaggaatttcgcctttgctttctggatcagctgctcctggcgctcctcgaacaggagctgttcttcagccggcaaggttttccATGTCAGCTTGATGATATTGTTGGTGGAAActtcagagctatcctttgaaccggccattgagggccgatcttGATAGGTCTGTATGAAATTGTCCCCAGcaaagtcgccaaaaagtgtgttagtggctttttggggcgccaatcactgcgtGAGAACCGGCGGCTGTGCTcgctgcacaggcgcggacggtttgcggctaggggccggacggtccgcgacctgagacagggctaAGGGTTTTCTGcctgatggccggacggtccgcgcgtgcgcaggggcgacggaagtcgccggcggcgcctggatctcgctcccgggagggacccgtcGGTGAGGAGAGATcttaggtgttgtctaggctcggcagaccgacctagactcctataatcgacgtagagtcgaagagaaacgGA
It contains:
- the LOC100284979 gene encoding Protein TIFY 11e, producing the protein MAAAGSVQGHGARFAAACGVLSRYVKAAAVATTTTVELRPAGTVGVLPLMPGADLSTQEEREAGAGPGPSPSPSAQLTISYGGRVVVLDDVPADKAAEVVRLAAAQGAPRALRAPPTKADDLPMARKVSLQQFMERRKGRVATRGSPYRRPASLPDHLTLTL